The Thiobacillus sp. genome contains the following window.
AACAGCTTTGGTTTTTTCAATTGAGGGGCGTGTTGCAGGCAGGACAGCGTCACGAAATGGCGCCCAACTGTGTGATAGAGCCGTTCTGACAAACTCATTCGATTATTCCTCTGACGCAGCAAACACAATGCATAGGCGGATAAGCGAAGCGACATCCGCCGGTTTTCCTCCCCTCTGCCGGAGCCGAGGATGATGGCCTTGAGCGGGGTAGCCGAAGGCCGGCGAAAGCTGTCTGAGCCCGCAGGGCGAGTTCTTTCGCCGCCCGATCAAGGTCAGCAGCCTCGGGGTTTCGACGGCAGCGGGGCGGCCTTCTTCTGGTTACTCTTCTTGGCCGCTCAAGAAGAGTAACGCGCTGCCGGGCGCCCCCGGTCAATCACCCTGGCCTTACGTAGCAGCCTGCAATCAGCGTGACAGCGCAAGGAACCGCCGCTGGAATCCCCCCTGCCCCCCTTTGAGAAAGGGGGGGTTAACAGCACAGCCCTACTTGCAGCCCCCCGGCTGCCCCACCTTCATCCACCACTTAAGCCACTGATCCGCCCGCTGCCGCGCATGCCGGGTGGCAATCTTCTCCTCCGGTGACTGGTCGGCGCGGAAGTCGAAGGCCCGCCGGGCCAGGGGATAAACCTGGTACTCCACGTGAATTCCACGCTCCCACAGCGCATAGAAGGCCCGGCCGCCATTGATGCGCCGCAGCTCGAAATCCTCCTCGCCGATGAGGTAGAGGATAGGGGTGGTGATCTGCATCACCTCCGGCGCGATGCGGAAGAGCTGGTCCGGTTCCGGGGCGTTGGGGTTCTGCATGTGGCCGTAGTAGCTGACGATGGCGGCAATGTCCGGGCCCCGCCTGGCGGCCAGGCGGATGGCGTAGTAGGGCCCCCGGGACAGGGCAACGATGCCCACGGGCTGCTTGCAGGCCTCGGGCATGGCCATGAGGTGGTCCAGGGCCTTCTCCACGTCATTCTCCGTATCGGGGTCGTGCTCGGCGGGCCAGCGTTCGATCATGCGTCCGCTCTGCCAATCCGGCGCCACCACCAGGTAGCCCTGGGCCGCCAGCTCGGTGATGTGGCGGCGCTCATTGTCGTCGTAGCCCCGCTTGGCGTGGATGAACAGCACCGGCGGGAAGGGGCCCTTGCCCTCCGGAACGGCGATCTCCACGGGTACGTCCACGTCGCCGGACTTCAGGGTGAATTTGCGGATGTCCACGCCGGCGGCCCAGGCGGGGGCGGCCAGCAGCATCAGGGTCAACAGCAGCTTGCGCATGGTCTCTCTCCTCTCGCGGGGCTTACTTCAGGACCACCAGTACAACGCGGCGGTTCATGACCCGGCCTTCCCGAGTCTTGTTGTCGGCCACGGGGCGGGACTCGCCGTAGGCGGCCACCGCCAGGCGGTGCAGGGGTATGCCCGATTCCTGGTGCAGGAAGTCCCGCACCGCCTCCGCCCGCTGGCGGGACAGGCGCAGGTTGTTTTCCGCCGGGCCGGTGTCGTCGGTGTGGCCCTGTATCTCGATGTACACCCCCTGGTTATCCGCCTTGAGCTTGTCGGCAAAAGCCAGGAGGGCCAGGCGGGCGCTCTCGCTGAGACCAGAACGCTCCAGCTGGAAGCCGATGGATTCGCTAAGCACGGTCTCCATCAGCAGGCGGCCTTCCGCCAACTTGCCCGCGGCCCGGGCCCGCTCCAGGGCCTCCTTGGCGGTGGCGGAGATGGCGGCATCGGCTGCGTCGTTGCGAGCGAGGTGCTCGTTCATCTGAACCAGGCCCTTCTCGGCTTCATCCAGCCGGGTGTTGGCCACCTTCAGGCCCGTTTTCGCCGCGTCGATGTGGAGCCCCATCTGGTCCAGGGCGTGGGTGTTGGCAGCAATGCGCTGGTCGGCGGCCGCCAATTGCTCATGGGCCGCTGCCGTCTTGTTGCGGACCGCATCCAGAATGGCCTCGCTTTCCTCACCCCGCTTGCCGGCGGCTGCCAGGCCTGATTCCAGCTGGCCGATGCGCAGGTTGGCGGTTTGCAGTGAAGCGGTGTTGACGTTGATGCGGCGGTGGATCTCGTCGATGAGCACGCCCACCCGGGCCAGGCGTTCCCCCGGATCCGTCGAGGCCGGGGGCTGGGTGGCGGCAGGAGCCGGGGAAGCTGGAGTTACCGAGGCCGCGACAGGTTGCGTCGCGGGCTGGGTGCCTGGTTCCATCGCCCCCAGGTGCTGCCGGGCAGTGGCCAGCTCGGCGGCCTGGGTGTCCATGCGCTGGCTGGCGGCGTTCAGGCCCACCAGCAGGCCCGCCACGTTCTGGTTGGTGCCGGCCAGGTCAGCCTGGGTCTCGTCCAGGCGCTTTTTGAGGGCGGCCGCATCCTGCTCCACCTTGGCGATACGCCCTTCGGCGGCCTGGACCCGCTCGCCGTTGGCGTCGATACGCTGGCCGGCGGCGTTGAGTCCCATGAGCAGGCCCGCCACGTTCTGGTTGGCGGCGGCCAGGTCCGACTGGGTAGCTTCCAGCCGCGTGTTCAACGAAGCGGCGTCCTGTTCAGCTCTGACAAGCCGTCCTTCCGTGGCCTGGATGCGGGAGACGTTGGCATCGATGCGCCGGTCCGCCTGGCCCACCAGGCCTTCAAGCCCGGCAATGCGCTTGTGCACCGCATCCATCTCCTTTTGCACGAATTCCTTGGTGGCGCAGCCCGAAAGCCCCGATACGCTCAGGGCCACCAGGGCGGGCAACAGCAACAGGCGGCTTGGGGGCAAAGCGGCACGCATATCGTTGGTCTCCTCTTGTATTGTCGACGCGAACCCGAAGCATAGGCCAGAAGCCGGGGCGGGCGCGATAATGGCCTCCACGCCCCCCGGCCATGCCATGAAGAAGATCATCGCCACACCCTGCCCCTGCGGTTCCGGCAAGCCCTACCGGGATTGTTGCGGCCCGTGCCATGACGGCAGCCGCCCCGCCCCGGACGCCGAGGCCCTCATGCGCAGCCGCTATGCCGCCTACGTGCTGGGTGACGCCGACTACCTGCTGGCCACCTGGCACCCCCGCACCCGTCCCCCGCGCCTGGATCTGGACGAGGAACCGGTGCCCCGCTGGCTGGGCCTGGCGGTCAAGGGCCACCTGGGCCTGGGGCCGGAAGAAGCC
Protein-coding sequences here:
- a CDS encoding SEC-C domain-containing protein; translated protein: MKKIIATPCPCGSGKPYRDCCGPCHDGSRPAPDAEALMRSRYAAYVLGDADYLLATWHPRTRPPRLDLDEEPVPRWLGLAVKGHLGLGPEEARVEFVARYKIDGRAHRLHETSRFLKKNGRWYYVDGDLHEG
- a CDS encoding OmpA family protein, with amino-acid sequence MRAALPPSRLLLLPALVALSVSGLSGCATKEFVQKEMDAVHKRIAGLEGLVGQADRRIDANVSRIQATEGRLVRAEQDAASLNTRLEATQSDLAAANQNVAGLLMGLNAAGQRIDANGERVQAAEGRIAKVEQDAAALKKRLDETQADLAGTNQNVAGLLVGLNAASQRMDTQAAELATARQHLGAMEPGTQPATQPVAASVTPASPAPAATQPPASTDPGERLARVGVLIDEIHRRINVNTASLQTANLRIGQLESGLAAAGKRGEESEAILDAVRNKTAAAHEQLAAADQRIAANTHALDQMGLHIDAAKTGLKVANTRLDEAEKGLVQMNEHLARNDAADAAISATAKEALERARAAGKLAEGRLLMETVLSESIGFQLERSGLSESARLALLAFADKLKADNQGVYIEIQGHTDDTGPAENNLRLSRQRAEAVRDFLHQESGIPLHRLAVAAYGESRPVADNKTREGRVMNRRVVLVVLK
- a CDS encoding dienelactone hydrolase family protein — encoded protein: MRKLLLTLMLLAAPAWAAGVDIRKFTLKSGDVDVPVEIAVPEGKGPFPPVLFIHAKRGYDDNERRHITELAAQGYLVVAPDWQSGRMIERWPAEHDPDTENDVEKALDHLMAMPEACKQPVGIVALSRGPYYAIRLAARRGPDIAAIVSYYGHMQNPNAPEPDQLFRIAPEVMQITTPILYLIGEEDFELRRINGGRAFYALWERGIHVEYQVYPLARRAFDFRADQSPEEKIATRHARQRADQWLKWWMKVGQPGGCK